ATGGTGGTGTAGATGGAGAACGACCGCTCGCAGAGCTTCAGCAATTCCTCGCTCGGCTCCGGCAGTCCGAGTTCGGCCAGGATCGCCCGGACGCCCTGCGCCTCGAAGCAGCCGGCCGGCACCTCTCGGCCGCCGCCCGCGCCGAAGTACAGGTTGGTGGTGCGGTTCCCGTAGTCGATCCCGACCGTGGCCACGATGTCGTCGAGGCCGTACTTCCTGAAGAAGTCGCGGTTGGCGGCCACGGCGGCCGGAATCGAGGGAAGTTCGATGAGCTGGTCGATCGTCAGCAGGTGGGACGCGCTGGGAAAGGACCAGGTCTTCGCGAAACCACCGACGACACCGAAGTCGACGCCGCAACTCTCGATGGGGAGGTTCTGGTGGACCTCCTTCAGGAGGCTGCCGGCCGGGTGGTCCGTCTTCGGGGTGAGGCCGTGCTCCAGGGCTCGGGCATACGGGTCGAGGCCCTTCGGCAGCATGGTGAAACGACAGTCCAGTTCGTCCGTGCTTCTTCCCGTCGCCGCCCGGAAGGAGATGACGGCCTGACCGAAAACGTCCTGGAATGCATTCAGGATGGGCCAGACCTTGTCGTGCGAAGCGGTAACATCCACCACCTGAGCCGTTTTCTCGATGATCGAGTACAGCTCTGCCAAGTCGGTGGTTCCTGACATTATTCCTCCACTTGTCGATCTGGGCGTCCGTCGATCGCCGGGGCCGCATCGCGACATGAGGTCGCCGGTCCCACGCGGTCCGCGAAAGGCGCGGCAAAGGGAGGGGACCGTCATGGGCAACGGGATGTGAAAGGGAGTCGGTACTGCGCCGAGTGCGGACTCGGCCTCGCCTGGACGAACCGGCGGCTACGACACTCGACTCGCGGCCTCAGAACAGATTTTGGGCAGAGTCGGCGCGCTGAAATAGTGACACGGGTGGCGCCTTCGAGCCAAGGGCCCCCCGAAGTGACCCGGGTCACACGCTCGTGAAGTGGCGCCGGGCCCAAGACAGTTGGCGGGACCCGGCGCCTTCGGCACGGCTCACACGTACTGGCAGATCCCCCGCCGCAGGAACGACCCGTGCCCCGAACGCCCCGCGTACGTACGGTTGTCGATCACGGGGACGCCCCGCGACAGCACGGTCTCCACGCGTCCAGTCACCCGCTTGCCCTCGTACGCCGAGTAGTCCACGTTCATGTGGTGGGTCCGCGCCGACATGACCTGTTCGGCGTGCGGGTCGTAGATGACGATGTCGGCGTCGGCGCCCGGCGCGATCGTGCCCTTCTTCGGGTACAGGCCGAACATCCTGGCCGGGGTCGCGCAGGCCACCTCGATCCAGCGGCGCCGGCTGATGTGCCCGTCGACGACGGCCTGGTGCAGCAGGTCCATGCGGTTCTCGACGCCCGGCATACCGTTCGGGATCTTCGAGAAGTCCTCGCGGCCCATCTCCTTCTGCCCCTTGAAGCAGAACGGGCAGTGGTCCGTGGAGACCACCTGGAGGTCGTTCGTGCGCAGCCCGCGCCAGAGGACCGCCTGGTGCTCCTTGGGGCGCAGCGGGGTCGAGCAGACGTACTTCGCGCCCTCGAAGTCCGGCTCCGCGAGGTTGTCGGTCGACAGGAAGAGGTACTGCGGGCACGTCTCGCCGAAGACGGGCAGTCCGTCGTCGCGTGCCCGGGTCAGCTCGGCGACGGCCTCCTGCGCCGACACGTGCACCACGTACAGCGGGGCGCCCGCCACCTGGCTGAGCCGGATGACCCGGTGCGTGGCCTCGGCCTCCAGGAGCGCCTTGCGGACCTCTCCGTGGTAGCGAGGGTCCCGTTCGCCGCGCGCCAGCGCCTGCTCCACCAGGACGTCGATGGCCAGGCCGTTCTCCGCGTGCGCCATCACGAGGCCGCCGTTCGCGCCGGCGCGCTGCATCGCCCGGAGGATCTGTCCGTCGTCGGAGAAGAAGACGCCGGGGTATGCGGTGAACAGCTTGAACGAGGTCACCCCGGAGGAGACGAGGGTGTCCATCTCCTTGAGCGAGGACTCGTTCACGTCGGACATGATCATGTGGAAGCCGTAGTCGATCGCGCACCGCCCGGCCGCCTTCTCGTGCCACGCGTCGAGGCCCTCCGCGAGCGTGCCGCCCTTGGGCTGGATCGCGAAGTCGACGATGGTGGTCGTGCCGCCCCAGGCCGCGGCGCGGGTGCCGGTCTCGAAGGTGTCGGCGGCGAGGGTGCCGCCGAACGGCATCTCCATGTGCGTGTGCGCGTCGACGCCGCCCGGGATGACGTACTTCCCGGACGCGTCGATCACGTGGTCGGCCGTCCAGCCGTGGCTGTCGCGGGTGGCGAGCGCGGCGACGCGGCCGTCCTCCACCAGGACGTCGACGGGCAGTTCGTCGGAGGCCGTGATGACCAGGCCGCCGGTGATCAGAGTGCGGGTACTCATGTGGTGCGCTCCCTTTCCTGCGGTCCTGTACGGGACCGGACCGGCCGTCCCTCTCGTGCGTGAACTAGGCGCTGCGCAGGGCCCGTTCGAGGATGGCCGCGCCCTCCTCCGCCTCCGCCACGGTCAGCGACAGCGGCGGGGCCACGCGCAGCACGCTGGTGTCGTGCCCGCCGCCCTTGCCGATGAGCAGTCCGCCCTCGCGGGCCGCTTCGAGGACGGCCGCGGCCGCCTGCGGGTTCGGCCCGCCCGTGTCGGGCTCGACCAGCTCGACGCCGATCATCAGGCCGCGGCCGCGCACCTCGCGCACGACGGGCAGTTGGGCGCAGATCGCGCGCAGCCGCTCGATGAGGAGCCCGCCGACGCGCCGCGCGTTGCCCTGGAGGTCGTGCTCCAGGAGGTACGCGAGGTTGGCGAGGCCGGCCGCCATGGTGACCGGGGAGCCGCCGAACGTCGAGATGGAGTTGGCGTCGAGGGAGTTCATGACGTCGGCGCGGGCCACGACGCCGCCGACCGACATCCCGTTGCCGATGCCCTTGGCGAACGTGAGGATGTCCGGCGGCCCGTTCTCGGCGTGGGCCTGCCAGCCCCAGAAGTGGTCGCCGGTGCGGCCCCAGCCGGTCTGCACCTCGTCGGCGATCCACAGGATGCCGTGCTCGTCCAGGACTTCCTTGAACGCGGCGTACAGACCGTCGGGCGGCGAGGTGAAGCCGCCGACGCCCTGGACGGGCTCGGCGATGAGCGCGGCCACTCCCCCGCGGCCCTGCCCGAGCATGTCCCGCAGGTCGGCGACGCAGGCCGCGGTGAACTCGGCGTCGCTCAGCGCGGCGTACGGACCGCGGGTGCGGACGCCCCCGTGGACGTACAGCGTCTGGAGCGGCGAGAGGCTGGTCGGCGACCAGGACTGGTTGCCGGTGATGCCGACGGTCGTGAAGGACCGGCCGTGGTAGCTGTTGCGCATCGCCAGGATCTGGTTGGAGCGGCGGTGCGCGGTGGCGAGCAGGAGAGCCGCGTCGTTGGCCTCGGTGCCGGAGGTGGTGAAGAAGACGCGGGCGTCGGGGATGCCGGACAACGCCGCGATGCGCTCGGCGAGTTCGACCATCGGGCGGTTGAGGTAGAGCGTCGAGGAGTGGATGATCCGCCCGGCCTGCTCGCTCACCGCCTTGGTGACCTCGGGCAGGGCGTGGGCCGTCATGGTGGTGAGGATGCCGCCGAAGAAGTCGAGGTACTTCCTGCCGTCGGCGCCCCAGACGTGGCGTCCCTCGCCGTGGGTGAGCTCCATGGGCCGTTCGTAGTAGAGCGCGAGCCAGTCGGGCAGCACGGCCCGGTGGCGGTCGTACAGATCGGTCACGGCTGCACCAGCCCTTCGTAGGCGTCGGGACGGCGGTCGCGGTAGAACGCCCACTGCTGGCGTACTTCCTCGATGAGGCCGAAGTCGAGGTCCCTGACGACGAGTTCCTCGGATTTGTCGCTCGCGGGCTCGCCCACGAACTGGCCGCGCGGGTCGACGAAGTACGAGGTTCCGTAGAAGTCGTTGTCGCCGTACTCCTCCTGGCCGACGCGGTTGATCGCGGCGATGAAGTACTCGTTGGCGACGGCGGCCGCGGGCTGTTCGAGCTGCCAGAGGTAGGCGGAGAGGCCGCGGGAGGTGGCGGAGGGGTTGTAGACGATCTGGGCGCCGTTCAGGCCCAACTGGCGCCAGCCCTCGGGGAAGTGGCGGTCGTAGCAGATGTAGACGCCGACCTTGCCGACCGCGGTGTCGAAGACGGGCCAGCCCAGGTTCCCCGGCTTGAAGTAGTACTTCTCCCAGAACCCCTTGACCTGGGGGATGTGGTGCTTGCGGTACTTGCCCAGATAGCTGCCGTCGGCGTCGATGACGGCTGCGGTGTTGAAGTAGAAGCCGGACTGCTCGACCTCGAAGACGGGGACGACGATCACCATGCCGGTCTCGCGCGCGAGTTCCTTCATACGCGTGACGGTGGGGCCGTCGGGCACGGGCTCGGCCCAGCGGTAGTGCTCGGCCTCCTGCACCTGGCAGAAGTAGGGGGCGTTGAAGACTTCCTGGAAGCCGATCACCTTCGCGCCCTGCCGGGCCGCCTCGCGGGCGTGTTCCTCGTGCTTGGCGATCATGGATTCGGTGTCGCCTGTCCAGGTCGCCTGGACCAGTGCGGCGCGTACGACGTTGGCCATGAGCTGCTCCTTCACATGCCCTTGAGAGGACGTCAGAGAGCCTCTACGCACGTAGATCTGCTGCGTGGATCAGAGAAACGTAAGCCTCCGCCGAGGGGCTGAGCAAGACCATCGCCGTCAACCGACACGGACGATCATGTTTCGCACCCGAGCGGGCGACGCCCGCTCCCGGTCAGGCGCTGAATCCGGCCACGCGCAGGGCGTGCACCAGATCCCAGTGGTGCTCCTCGGAGACTCCCCGTGCCGCCTCCAGGAGCAGGGGTATGAGCCGGTGCGGGTTGGTGTGCGCGCAGCGGGCCACGTCCTCGGGGGTCCGCACGCGAAGGTAGGAGTCGAGGAGGGCGCGGGCCTCGCGCTCCCGGTCCGCGTCGAGCAGCGCGACGATCGCCTCGGCGATCTCCGGTGCGGGGCGCGCGACCCCCTGCCGCAGCAGCTTCCTGCAGTCGTCGGCGCGGCCGGTCCCCGCCAGCGCGTCCGCCAGGGCGACGAGCCGGTCCGGCGGCAGCGACGCGGCCTCCCACAGCAGCGTCGCCCAGTCGGCGGCGAGGCCCGCGCGGTGCAGCTCGGCGGCGAACGCGGGCAGCCGGTCCGCGGGCCAGCCCGCGGCCTCCACGAGCACGCCGTGCGCCTCGCCGCTGCGGCCCTCGCCACGCAGCTTGATGAGCTCCCGCACGGCGTCGGACACCGGTTCGGGTTCGATCCCGGGCTCCGCGCCGTAGAGGGTCTCCGCGGCGGGCGCGGGGTCCTGGCGGGGTACGTGGGGTCCGTCGCCCGGGAACGGGCCGAGGTCCGGGTCAGGGTGCGGATGCAGGCCGGCGCCCGGCCCCCGTCTCGCGGACGCGTCCGGGAACACCCCGAACCCGTCGCCCGACGGCGCCGTACCCAGATCGACCCACGACGGACGTTCCGCGTCGGCGAGGCGGTCCATCCGCTCCCGGATCTCGGCGCAGCGGGCCGTCGCGCGGTCGTGGTCGTCGCGGACCCAGGCGAGGTCCAGGTTGATGCGGTCGATGTCGTCCTGGTCGACCGCCGTGCCCAGCTGTCGCGTCAGGTCGGCCTGCCGTTCCAGGGCGATCCGCTGCTCCGTGAGCATCATGTCGAGCCGGTCGCCGAGGAGCTCACGGCCGCCGGGCCGGGCGTCGTATGCGGCGACGGACGCCCGGTGCAGCATGCGTGCCGTGTCGGTCTCGCGCTCGGCCTCCGGGATGCCACGGTCGGCCGCGAGGTCGTGGAGCAGCGCCTGCACCACGTCCCAGGGCGGCACCTCCGCGCCCTCCAGACAGGCCCGCATGCCGTCCGGGTCGCGCTGCCAGAACACGCCGCACCAGCCCGCCGACTGGTCGAGCCGTCCGAGCAGCTCACTCAGGTATCTCGCGAACTCCCTGACCTGAACCGGGAGTTGTCCCACTGCCATCTGACCAGCACCGTCCCGTGAAGCCTGGAGTCTTCCGGTCCGGAAGATAACACCAGACGTGTTACGGGACGACTACATGCAGTTTTCGGCAGGCACTACTCAGCCCGTCACATGCCGGCACTCAGGCCACGACCAGCTCGCACCGGATCACCAGCTCGTCCAGCGAGAGCCCGAGCACGGACGCCAGCGCCGCCACGGTGAACAGCGCGGGGGTCGGCGCGCGCCCCGTCTCGATCTTCCGCAGCGTCTCCGCCGAGAGACCCGCCTCCGCGGCGACCGAAACCATGCTCCGCTCCGCGCGGGCCTCGCGGAGGAGCACTCCGAGGCGCTCGCCGCGCTCGCGCTCCTCCGGGGTCAAAGGTGTCCGAACCATGCCGCCATCCTACCCCGGCGCCGATTTGTATACCGGCATTCAAATACCGGTATAGTTATTGGCATGGTTGAACTCAAGACAGCAGAATCGATCGACGCGATGCGCGAAGCGGGCCGCATCGTGGCACAGGCCCTCACCGCCGCCCGCGAGGCCGCGGCCGTGGGCGTCTCCCTGCTCGACCTGGACGCGGTGGCCCACGACGTCCTCCGCGAGGCCGGCGCCTCCTCCCCCTTCCTCGGCTACCGCCCGCACTTCGCCCCGACCCCCTTCCCCGCCGTCCTGTGCGCCTCGGTCAACGACGCGATCGTCCACGGCATCCCGACCTCCTACCGGCTGCGCGACGGCGACCTCGTCTCCCTCGACTGCGGCGCCGAGCTCGCGGGCTGGGCCGGCGACTCGGCGATCAGCTTCATCGTCGGCACCCCGCGCCCCGAGGACGAGCGGCTGATCAAGGCGGCCGAGCGCGCGCTGGAGGCGGGCATCGCGGCGGCGGTCGTCGGCAACCGCATCGGCGACAT
The window above is part of the Streptomyces venezuelae genome. Proteins encoded here:
- the hydA gene encoding dihydropyrimidinase; translated protein: MSTRTLITGGLVITASDELPVDVLVEDGRVAALATRDSHGWTADHVIDASGKYVIPGGVDAHTHMEMPFGGTLAADTFETGTRAAAWGGTTTIVDFAIQPKGGTLAEGLDAWHEKAAGRCAIDYGFHMIMSDVNESSLKEMDTLVSSGVTSFKLFTAYPGVFFSDDGQILRAMQRAGANGGLVMAHAENGLAIDVLVEQALARGERDPRYHGEVRKALLEAEATHRVIRLSQVAGAPLYVVHVSAQEAVAELTRARDDGLPVFGETCPQYLFLSTDNLAEPDFEGAKYVCSTPLRPKEHQAVLWRGLRTNDLQVVSTDHCPFCFKGQKEMGREDFSKIPNGMPGVENRMDLLHQAVVDGHISRRRWIEVACATPARMFGLYPKKGTIAPGADADIVIYDPHAEQVMSARTHHMNVDYSAYEGKRVTGRVETVLSRGVPVIDNRTYAGRSGHGSFLRRGICQYV
- the map gene encoding type I methionyl aminopeptidase, producing the protein MVELKTAESIDAMREAGRIVAQALTAAREAAAVGVSLLDLDAVAHDVLREAGASSPFLGYRPHFAPTPFPAVLCASVNDAIVHGIPTSYRLRDGDLVSLDCGAELAGWAGDSAISFIVGTPRPEDERLIKAAERALEAGIAAAVVGNRIGDIAHAIGTVCREEGYGIPEGFGGHGIGRRMHEDPGVPNEGRPGRGMPLRPGMALAIEPMVIGGGGDEYHAAPDGWTLRTNDGSRAAHAEHSVAITEDGPRILTAL
- a CDS encoding aspartate aminotransferase family protein, encoding MTDLYDRHRAVLPDWLALYYERPMELTHGEGRHVWGADGRKYLDFFGGILTTMTAHALPEVTKAVSEQAGRIIHSSTLYLNRPMVELAERIAALSGIPDARVFFTTSGTEANDAALLLATAHRRSNQILAMRNSYHGRSFTTVGITGNQSWSPTSLSPLQTLYVHGGVRTRGPYAALSDAEFTAACVADLRDMLGQGRGGVAALIAEPVQGVGGFTSPPDGLYAAFKEVLDEHGILWIADEVQTGWGRTGDHFWGWQAHAENGPPDILTFAKGIGNGMSVGGVVARADVMNSLDANSISTFGGSPVTMAAGLANLAYLLEHDLQGNARRVGGLLIERLRAICAQLPVVREVRGRGLMIGVELVEPDTGGPNPQAAAAVLEAAREGGLLIGKGGGHDTSVLRVAPPLSLTVAEAEEGAAILERALRSA
- a CDS encoding nitrilase-related carbon-nitrogen hydrolase: MANVVRAALVQATWTGDTESMIAKHEEHAREAARQGAKVIGFQEVFNAPYFCQVQEAEHYRWAEPVPDGPTVTRMKELARETGMVIVVPVFEVEQSGFYFNTAAVIDADGSYLGKYRKHHIPQVKGFWEKYYFKPGNLGWPVFDTAVGKVGVYICYDRHFPEGWRQLGLNGAQIVYNPSATSRGLSAYLWQLEQPAAAVANEYFIAAINRVGQEEYGDNDFYGTSYFVDPRGQFVGEPASDKSEELVVRDLDFGLIEEVRQQWAFYRDRRPDAYEGLVQP
- a CDS encoding helix-turn-helix domain-containing protein, which produces MVRTPLTPEERERGERLGVLLREARAERSMVSVAAEAGLSAETLRKIETGRAPTPALFTVAALASVLGLSLDELVIRCELVVA
- a CDS encoding aromatic prenyltransferase produces the protein MAELYSIIEKTAQVVDVTASHDKVWPILNAFQDVFGQAVISFRAATGRSTDELDCRFTMLPKGLDPYARALEHGLTPKTDHPAGSLLKEVHQNLPIESCGVDFGVVGGFAKTWSFPSASHLLTIDQLIELPSIPAAVAANRDFFRKYGLDDIVATVGIDYGNRTTNLYFGAGGGREVPAGCFEAQGVRAILAELGLPEPSEELLKLCERSFSIYTTMSWDSPKIQRVSYAAMTPEPRGLAVEMTPVFDRLLENAPYSTEGHNFVYGIASTPKGEYHKVASYYQWQSTVEGLLHSES